The genomic window ACCCCGCGCGACGTCACCCTGTCCGAGCTGGCCATCGAGGCCTTCCTCCCGGCCGACCGAGCGACCGCTGTTGCGTTAGGTTCTGGACATGGACCTCGGACTCACTGATCGTGTCTTCATCCTCACCGGGGCGTCCCGCGGGCTCGGTTTCGCCACCGCGCAGGCCCTCGTCGACGACGGCGCCCGGGTGGTCATCTCGTCGCGGGGCGCCGACCGGGTCGCCGAGGCGGTGGAGACGCTCGGCGGCCACTCCCACGCTGTCGGGGTCACCGCCGACCTGTCCGATCCGGGTACGCCCCGCGAGCTGGTGCACGCCGCTCAGGAACGGTTCGGCCGGCTCGACGGCGCCCTGATCTCGGTCGGTGGCCCGCCGCCCGGCACCGCCGCCAGCATGACCGACGACCAGTGGAGCAGCGCGTTCGAGACGGTGTTCCTCGGTTCGGTGCGGGCGGCGCGGACGTTCGCCTCGGCCCTGCCGGAAGGCGGCGCGATCGGCCTGGTGCTGTCCACCTCGGTGCGGGCGCCCTTGGCCGGGCTCGGCCTGTCCAACGGTCTGCGCCCCGGCTTGGCGATGGTCGCGAAGGACATGGCCGACGAGTTCGGCGCCCGCGGCGTCCGGGTGCTGAGCATCCTCCCCGGCCGTTTCATGACCGACCGCAGCCGCGACCTGTTCGCCGCCACCGCCGACCCGGCCGCCGCCGCCGAATCCGTGGCCGCCGCCATCCCGCTACGCCGCATCGGCGAACCCACCGAATTCGGCCGCGCCGCCGCTTTCCTGCTCTCCCCCGCCGCCAGCTACGTGACCGGCGTGGCCATCCCCGTCGACGGCGGCTCCACCCGTGCCCTCTGACCCATCCACCACCACCCCACCGCTCACCGCTACTCCACCGGTCACCGCTGCTCTACCGCTCACCACCACCCCACCGGCCACCGCCACCGCGCCGCTCACCGCCACCGCGCCGCTCACCGTTGCCCCGCCGGCTACCGCGCGGCGAACTCGGCGATCAACCGCCTCGGCCTCGACTGCTGCCCGTCTCACCGTCGAGGCGGCGGCAGCGGTGCGGCGGCCGAGCGCTGCGGAGTTGGCGGACGCGGCCGGGCGGACCGTTCCCGATGTCGCCGGGCCGGACCTGCTGGTGCTGTTCTCCGGGATCAACCCGAGCCTCTACTCGGCGGCGACCGGCCACCATTTCGCGCGCCCGGGCAACCGGTTCTGGCCGGCGCTGCACGGCGCCGGTTTCACCGACCGCCTGCTGCACCCGTCCGAGCAGCACTTACTGCCCGCTCTCGGTCTCGGCATCACGAACGTCGTATCGCGCCCCACCGCCCGCGCCGACGAACTCACCCCCGACGATTTCGTCACCGGCGGCACCCAGCTGACCGAACGGGTAGCCCGTCTGAGCCCTCGTTTCCTGGCGGTGCTGGGCGTGACCGCCTACCGAGCGGCCTTCAAGATCCCGAAAGCCCGAATGGGCTTGCAGCCCGAAACGATCGCCGGTGTCCCGGTCTGGGTGCTACCGAACCCCAGCGGCCTGAACGCCCATTTCCAGCTCCCGGCCTTGATCACCGAGTTCGCGGCCCTCCGCCAGGCAGCAACCAACCCCACCCAGGCCCCACCCCCGAGCAAGTCCTGACGCCGCCACCACCCGCAGCCCGCCACCACCAACCACGCACCATGCACCACCCGCAGCCCACCACACACCGCCCGCCACACACCGCCCGCCGCCCGCCAGCGTGGAGACATAGGGTGCGAATCGCACCACAGCTCACCACACAAAACGCGCCCACCAGCAGCGTGGAGACCTGAGGTCCGATCCGAACCGCAACTCACCACACCAGGCGTGCCCGGTGACAGCGTGGAGAACTGGGACGCGGAACGCACAGTAGGCCGACACGGTGGCGGGAACGGTGGCTATCGGCGGTGCTGGTCGCCGGCGGGGCGGGCAGGCTGGATCCGCTGCTCGTGGATGGCGATCTCTCGACGGAAACGGTCGGCCGATGGATGCCACGCCTCGTCGATCGGGCCCATGATTCCGCGGCCGATGCCCTTACGCCTGACCCAGACCCCGAATCGCGCGAACGCCCAGAGCATCGCCCCGAAGACGGCCGCGAAGACCAGGAACCCGTCACGGCTCGACGATAATCGATGGAGGGGTCACGATCTCGTCCTCGCGGTGTGATGCCGGGGCCGCCCCGGCGAACTGCGTCCGGTACAGGCTGGCGTAGAGCCCGCCCGCCTCGACCAGCTCCTCGTGCCGGCCGCGCTCGACGATGCGGCCCTGGTCGAGCACCAGGATCTGGTCGGCTTCGCGGATGGTGGAGAGCCGGTGCGCGATGACCAGTGCGGTGCGGCCCCGCAGCGCCTCGGTGAGGGCCCGCTGCACGGCCGCCTCGGATTCGCTGTCCAGGTGCGCGGTGGCTTCGTCGAGGATCACGATCGACGGCTGTTTCAGCAGCACCCGGGCGATGGCGAGGCGCTGTTTCTCGCCACCGGAGAACCGGTAGCCCCGCTCCCCCACCACCGTGTCCAGGCCGTCGGGCAGTGCTCGCACCAGGGCGGCGACCCGGGCCCCGGTCAGAGCGGCCCACATCTGTTCCTCGGTGGCGTCCGGCCGGGCGTACCGCAAATTGTCCTTGATCGTCTCGTGGAACAGATGCGAGTCCTGGGTGACGACGCCGACCGTGTCGCGTAATGAGCCGACGGTGGCGTCGCGGACGTCGACGCCACCGATCAGGACCGCGCCGCCGGTGACGTCGTAGACCCGGGAGAGCAGCATCGACAGGGTCGACTTGCCGGCGCCGGACGGCCCGACCAGGGCGATCATCCGCCCCGGCTCGACGGTGAAGTCGATGCCGGCCAGGACTTCCGGGTTCTCGGTGCGGTCCAGCGCGGTCACGTCTTCCAGGGTGGCGAGCGAGACCTGGTCGGCGCTGGGATAGCGGAACCGCACGTCGCGGAACTCGATCCGGCCGGAGCCGGGTGGGATCGCGACGGCATCGGGTTTCTCGGTGATGCCGGGTCGCAGGTCGAGCACTTCGAAGACCCGGTCGAAGGAGACCAGCGCGCTCATCACGTCGACCCGCACGTTGCTGAGAGCGGTGAGTGGCCCGTAGAGGCGGGTCAGCAGCAGCGCCAGGGTGACGACGGTGCCGGCCGAGACGTCGCCGGTGACGGCCAGCCAGCCGCCCAGACCGTACGTCAGAGCCTGCGCCAGGGAGGCGACCAGCAGCATCGCCACGAAGAAGGTGCGGGAGTACATCGCCTGCTGGACGCCGATGTCGCGGACCCGGGACGCCCGGTCGCCGAACCGGGCCGCCTCGACGTCGGGCCGGCCGAAGAGTTTGACCAGCAGCGCGCCGGAGACGTTGAACCGCTCGGTCATCGTCGCGTTCATCTTGGCGTCCAGGTCGTAGGACTCCCGGGTGATCTCGGCGAGCCGTTTCCCGACCCGGCGGGCGGGCACGATGAACACCGGCAGCAGCAACAGCGACAGTGCGGTGATCGGCCAGGACAGGGTGAACATCACCCCGGCGGTGAGCACCAGCTGGATGACGTTGCTGAGCACCCCGGAGAGGGTGGACGTGAAGGCCCGCTGGGCGCCGACGACGTCGTTGTTGAGCCGGCTGACCAGGGCGCCGGTCTGGGTGCGCGCGAAGAACTGCAACGGCATGCGCTGCACGTGGTCGAAGACCCGGGTCCGCAGGTCGAGGATGATCCCCTCGCCGATGCGTGCCGAGTACCACCTCTGGGCGAGCGACAGCAGCGCGTCGACGACGGCCAGCCCGCCGATCACCAGCGCCAGCCGCACCACCGTCGCGGCCGCACCGGCGCCGGCCTCGGTGATCGTGTTGATCACCTGGCCGGCGAGCAGTGGCGTGGCCACCCCGATGCCTGCCGCGAGCACCACGGTCAGCAGGAAGACAGTGATGTCGCGTTGATACGGCACGGCGAACCGGATGATCCGCCGGGTGGTGCCCTGGCGCACCTGATGCCGGTTGACCCGATCCGCGTTCTGGATCGAGCGCAGCACTGTCCAGCTGGACATGTCACCTCCCGGGCGTCATTCGACGAGCAGACCGAAGTCTGCCTCGTGGGTATGACAAACCCGGGAGGTGATCTACTCCCCGACTTATTCTCCGGAACCCAGCAGATCGCTGAGCCGGCGTGTCTGGGCCTCGCGCTCGGCCCGGTCCTGCTCCGCGTACGACCGCAGGGGCGCACCCTGGAGCAGGGCCTTGATCTCGGCGACCGCGCCAGTGTCCGCCGCCAGCACCGCGGCGGACAGGTCGGCCACCGCGGTGTCGAGTTCGGCCCGGGGGACCACGGCCGTCGCCAGGCCGATCCGGTCCGCCTCGACGGCGGTGATCCGCCGGCCGGTGACGCAGATCTCCAGTGCACGGGACGGGCCGACCAGTTCGGTGAGCCGTTTCGTGCCGCCCAGATCGGGCACCAGCCCGAGGGTGACCTCGGCCATGGAGAACTTCGCGTCGTCGGCGAGGACGCGCATGTCACAGTTCAGCGCGAGCTGAAACCCGGCACCGATCGCGTGTCCTTGCACTGCGGCAATCGTCACAAAGGACGGACTGCGCAACCAGGTGAACGCGGTCTGGAACCCGGCTATCCGATCGGCACACTCGGCCGCGGACAACTGTGCCAACCGGGACAGCGAAGAATCGCCGCCGCCCTTCGCCACCGACAGATCCAGGCCGGCGGAAAACGCGCGTCCCTCGGCCCGGACAATGACGACCCGTACGTTCCCCGGCAATTTCCGGGAAATGTTGCCCAGCTCAGTCCACATCGGAGGTGTCTGGGCATTGAGAACGTCGGGCCGGCACAACGTCACCGTCGCTACCGGCCCGTCCTGTTCATAGCGAACGCCTACTTCGTCGGTCCCGCCCCGCCCGGCGTTGCCGGCCGTCACGCCTTCTTGCGGCGGCGGGCGCCGCCACGCTGGCGCAGCTGCACGCCAGACTCGGTGAGCACGCGGTGCACGAATCCGTAGGAACGCCCGGTGGAAGCGGCCAGCGCGCGGATGCTCTCGCCGGAGGTGTAACGCTTCACCAGGTCCTTGGCGAGCGACTGTCGCTCGCTACCGACGATTCGACGACCCTTCTCAGTACTGGTAGCTGTGCCAGTGGCTGCCATCTTGAATCCTCACGTCGCAGACAGTGCGGTCAGATACGGTCCCACCTATTACACCGTCTCGAACGATCATGCGCCAGGTATCTAGCCCCCGCGAACGTGCCCATTTATTACTGTCAGGAACTTGACGGTTACCACGGGCATCAATGTCAGGCAGTTTGCCGGCAGCCACTCCGCGCGCATTTCCGGACTGGCGGGCCGCCTCCCAAGACCATCGATCACCTGCGAAAACACTCGATCGAGGGGAGGCCCTCGATCGCTCCGGAGAGTGCTGTGATCGCTCCATGGCGTAACACTCGACCTTGCAGGCTATCGCTGGCCGAGTGCCCGACCTGTTCTGAAACGCCCGAACATCGCACTGTCTGTGTGGGCACCAGTTGACAACTGAGGATCGACGATGATCGGGCGTGCCGAACCCTAGGCGAGCTCGACGAGTTCCAGCATGTCGTCGCTCCACGAGTCCTCGTCGCCGTCCGGCAGCAGGATCGCGCGGTCCGGCTTGAGCGCCTGCACACACCCGGCGTCGTGGCTGACGAGCACGATCGCACCCGGGTAGTTGGCGATGGCGTCCAGCACCTGTTCCCGGCTGACCGGGTCGAGGTTGTTCGTCGGCTCGTCGAGCAGCAGTACGTTCGCGCCGGAACAGACCAGGGTGGCCAGGGCCAGACGGGTCTTCTCACCGCCGGACAGCACCCCGGCCGGCTTGTCCACGTCGTCGCCGGAGAACAGGAACGCGCCCAGGATCTTCCGCAGCTCGGTGTCGTTCTGCTCGGAACCGGCACTGCGCATGTGGTCCAGGATCGTCCGGTCCACGTCCAGGGTCTCGTGCTCCTGGGCGTAGTAGCCCAGCCGCAGCCCGTGCCCGGCCCGCACCTCACCGGTGTCCGGTTCGAGCAGGCCGCCCAGCATCCGGAGCAGGGTGGTCTTGCCGGCACCGTTGAGGCCGAGGATGGCCACCCGCGAGCCACGGTCCACCGCCACGTTGACGTCGGTGAAGATCTCCAGCGAGCCGTACGACTTGGAGAGCCCCGCCGCGGTCAACGGCGTCTTGCCACACGGGGCCGGATTCGGGAACCGGACCTTCGCCACCTTGTCGGACGTGCGGACGTCCTCCAGGCCACCGAGCAGCTTCTCGGCACGGCGTGCCATGTTCTGCGCGGCGATCGTCTTGGTGGCCTTCGCCCGCATCTTGTCGGCCTGTGCCATCAGGGCACCGGCCTTCTTCTCCGCGTTGGCCCGCTCGCGGCGGCGACGGCGCTCGTCGGTCTCCCGAGCTTCCAGGTACGTCTTCCAGCCCATGTTGTACATGTCGACGACCGACCGGTTGGCGTCCAGGTACCACACCTTGTTGACCGCGGCGTCGAGCAGCTCGACATCGTGGCTGATCACGATCAGGCCGCCCTTGTGCTGTGCCATGTAACCGCGCAGCCAGGCGATCGAGTCGTGGTCCAGGTGGTTGGTCGGCTCGTCCAGCAGCAGGATGCCCTTGCCGTTCTGCCCGGAGTTGGCGAACAGGATGCGGGCCAGTTCGATCCGGCGGCGCTGGCCACCGGAGAGGGTGCCGATGGTCTGGGCCAGGGCACGTTCGGGCAGGCCCAGGTTCGCACAGATCCGGGCGGCCTCGGCCTCGGCGCCGTACCCGCCCAGGGCGGAGAACTGGTCCTCCAGGTTGCCGTAGCGCCGGATCAGTTTGTCGTCGGAGCTCTCCTCGAGCTGGATCTCCAGCTTCTGCATCTCGGCGAGGATGGTGTCCAGACCACGGGCCGACAGGACCCGGTCGCGGCCGGTCACGTTCAGATCGCCGGTCCGCGGGTCCTGCGGAAGGTAACCGATCTCACTCGTCCGCTCGACCTCTCCCGCGTACGGAACCCCTTCTCCGGCCAGAACCTTCAGCGTGGTGGTCTTGCCCGCACCGTTGCGGCCGACCAGGCCGATCCGGTCGCCGGGCTGCACACGCAGCGTCGTCGGGGAGATGAGGATGCGCGCGCCGGCGCGAAGTTCCAGTCCGGTGGCGGTGATCATGTGATTTTCTCGCTCTCGGTGATTCGGCTGACTCGGGGCGCAGAAAAGCGCCGGCCATCGGATTGACGGTCGGCGCCGGGGCAGGTCAGCCTTCGCAGAGCAGCACGCCGCCATACTACCGGGCACTCCCTCCGACCTCCCACTCGATTAGCTCGCAAGATCATCGGGTACACGCCCGGCAACCCGTGGTGAAGGTGAGACGAATATGGAACTCAACGAGCGCGCCGACATCGACACCAGTCAGATCGAGGACGGCCGTGGATCAGGTGGAGGCGGTGGCGGCGGTGGTCTGCCGATCGGTGGCGGCGGTCTTGCCGGCATCGTGGTGACGCTGATCATCGCCGTGGTCGGCGGCTACTTCGGGATCAACACGCTGGGTGGGGGCGGCGGCGAGTCGACCGGGCAGCCACTCACCCAGTGCAGCGACGACGCCCAGAAAGTCCAGGTGCTGGAGTGCCGTAACGGGCTCTATGTGACGTCGATCCAGAACTACTGGGCGAAACAGCTCCCGGACTCGTTCGGCGAGCAGTACCAGCCTGCCAAGACCCACCTCTTCTCCGGCAACGTCAACACCGCCTGCGGCGCCGCTGACTCCGGTGTCGGCCCGTTCTACTGCCCCGCCGACGACAAGGTGTACATCGACCTCACCTTCTACCAGGTGCTCGCGAAAGACCTCGGCGCCCCGGGCGAGTTCGCGCAGCCCTACGTGCTGGCCCACGAGTACGGCCACCACATCCAGGACGTCCTCGGCACCGAGGCGGAGATGCGCCGCCGCCAGGAACGCGACCCGGACTCGGCCAACCAGGAGTCGGTCAAGCTGGAACTGCAGGCCGACTGCTACGCCGGCGCGTGGGCGCACTCCGCGTCGAGCACCACCGACAAGGACGGCGACAAGATCTTCACCAGCCTCACCGACGCCGACGTCCAGGAGGGCATCCAGACCGCCGGCCAGATCGGCGACGACGCCCTCCAGGGTCGCGGCGGCGGCGAGGTGAACCCCGAACAGTTCACCCACGGCACGTCCGAGCAGCGGCAGAAGTGGTTCCGGGTCGGCTGGGAGTCCGGCGACCCGAAGCAGTGCGACACCTTCAAGGCCGGCGCAGTCACCTGACCCACTCAGTTGCAGTCACCTGACTTCACTCTGGCGGGGTCGGCTGACCCGCTCAGGTGCGGTCGGCTGACCCGCTCCCCCGCAGTGGTCAGCCGATCGCAGTCCCCGGCCGGTGCCCTTCGGCGCCGGCCGGTTCGTGGATCAGGACCGGCACGGCCCGGGCCGCCGCCACCGCCGACACCAGCACCGCATGGCGTGGCTCAGGGACTTCCAACATTCTTTCGGTACGCAACGCGACCACCGCCGCCAACTGGGGCACCGACAGGATCGCGTCCACAGCCGTCCGGTCTCCACCGGTGACGACCGCCACCAGCGACCGCACCTCCGGAAGAAGAATGCGTCCCACGATCCCGGCCCCGTCGGACGCCGCCGCCTTGGCCTGATTGTCCCGCCGCCGCGCGAACCGCTGCTGCGACCAGCCACCCGCGGCCGTCCGCCCCTGCACGTAGTTCCGGTCCACCTTGGACACGATCAGCTCTGCCCCGTCGGCGATCCCCACCGCGACCGCCCCCTTACGGGCCAGCAGCAATCCCAGCCTGCGCGGCGCACCGGCCTGCTCGATCAGCTCGGCGATCGTCCCCACCGGCCCGGCTCCCGGCGGCGGATACAGCGTCGCCGTCGCACCGTCCCCGCCGATCAGGGTCAGACCCTCTTCCCGGTACGAGTCGTGCCGCGCCCCGAAATTGGCCAGCCACCGCGACAACCGCCCCGGCGCGACATCCACCCACTTCCCGCCGCCTGCTGCTGCTCGCTCGCCCACACCCCCACCCTACGACCCGCCGAACCACCTCCGGCCGTTGTCCACAGACCGCCCGCTGCTTCCTCCGGTTGTCCACAGACCGGCGGAATCCTGTCGTGGCCCGGTGGCAGGATGCGGGGCATGAGCGACCTCACCGTGGTCCTGATGGACCGTCTCACCAGCGCGTTCGAGGCCGCCCGCGATCCGGCACGAGCGGTCGGGGCGGCCGCTTACCTGCGCGACCAGTTCCCGTTCCTCGGCCTGACCAGCGCGGTCCGCCGGGCTCAGGCCCGAGTGGCGCTGAAGGGCCTGCCGAAACCCACCGAGGCCGATCTCCGCGAGGTGGCGCTGGCGTGCTGGTCCCGCGAGGAACGGGAGTTCCAGCAGTTCGCCTGCGACTATCTGACCGCCCACATCAAGACCCCCGGCCCGGGCTTCCTGACCACCACCGCCGAGTTGATCACCACGAGATCCTGGTGGGACACAGTGGACCCGCTGGCAACGCACGTGGTCGCCGGGCTGGTCCGCCGCCATCCGGCACTGACCACCCGGATGGACGAGTGGTCGATCGCGGACGACATGTGGCTGGTCCGCACCGCGATCCTGCACCAGTTGCTCTACGGCCCGGCCACCGACACCGAGCGCCTCTTCGGCTACTGCGCCGCCCAGGCCGGCCACCAGGATTTCTTCGTCCGCAAGGCGATCGGCTGGGCTTTACGGCACTACGCCCGCACCGACCCCACCGCGGTTCGCTCGTTCCTGACCGCCCACGCCGACCACCTGTCCCCACTCTCCATCCGGGAGGCCGCCAAGCATCTGTGACGACCCACCCCGCCTTCGCCCTCAAGGCCGGCCTTCACCTCATGGCCACCAGAGCCAGCCGAGCCCATCAACCAGCCCGCGGCTTCGGCGGCGGCGTCGGCGGCGGCGTCCTGCTGTCCGGGTCGCCTCACCTCGATAGCCCTCTCGCCGCCTGAGACGAGTGGCACCTCGCCGTTGGCGGCAGCGAACTCATGAGTATTGCGGTGACCAGATGCGAATAGGGCACCTGTCAGGCGGTTAGGAGCAGGTGCAGGGCGAAGCTGGTGATCACGAGGCTGGAGACCAGGGCGGTGATCAGGCGGCCTCGGTCGCTGGTCAGGAGACGGCCGATCAGGGAACCGCCGCCGGCTATGAGTAGCTGCCAGCTCGCTGAGGCCAGGAAGGCACCGGTGACGAACCAGCCGCCACCAGCGCCTAAGGTACCGGCGCCCGAAGCCGTAGCACCCGAAGCAGTTGCGCCAGAGGCAGCGGCGACCGAAACGCCGCCATCGGCTCCGCCTGCATCGCCGACCGCGCCGCCGCCCACGACCAGGGCCGCGAAGTAGATCACGGTGGCCGGGTTCAGCAGGGTCAGGCCCAGGACTCCCAGGTAGGCGCGGAGAGGTGTGGCGGGGCGTTCATCGCGTTCCTTGACTCCGGAGCTGCGGATCGCCGTCCAAGCCGTCCAGGCTGCCAGGGCCAGGAGGAC from Actinoplanes derwentensis includes these protein-coding regions:
- a CDS encoding SDR family oxidoreductase; amino-acid sequence: MDLGLTDRVFILTGASRGLGFATAQALVDDGARVVISSRGADRVAEAVETLGGHSHAVGVTADLSDPGTPRELVHAAQERFGRLDGALISVGGPPPGTAASMTDDQWSSAFETVFLGSVRAARTFASALPEGGAIGLVLSTSVRAPLAGLGLSNGLRPGLAMVAKDMADEFGARGVRVLSILPGRFMTDRSRDLFAATADPAAAAESVAAAIPLRRIGEPTEFGRAAAFLLSPAASYVTGVAIPVDGGSTRAL
- the mug gene encoding G/U mismatch-specific DNA glycosylase; the protein is MPSDPSTTTPPLTATPPVTAALPLTTTPPATATAPLTATAPLTVAPPATARRTRRSTASASTAARLTVEAAAAVRRPSAAELADAAGRTVPDVAGPDLLVLFSGINPSLYSAATGHHFARPGNRFWPALHGAGFTDRLLHPSEQHLLPALGLGITNVVSRPTARADELTPDDFVTGGTQLTERVARLSPRFLAVLGVTAYRAAFKIPKARMGLQPETIAGVPVWVLPNPSGLNAHFQLPALITEFAALRQAATNPTQAPPPSKS
- a CDS encoding ABC transporter ATP-binding protein gives rise to the protein MSSWTVLRSIQNADRVNRHQVRQGTTRRIIRFAVPYQRDITVFLLTVVLAAGIGVATPLLAGQVINTITEAGAGAAATVVRLALVIGGLAVVDALLSLAQRWYSARIGEGIILDLRTRVFDHVQRMPLQFFARTQTGALVSRLNNDVVGAQRAFTSTLSGVLSNVIQLVLTAGVMFTLSWPITALSLLLLPVFIVPARRVGKRLAEITRESYDLDAKMNATMTERFNVSGALLVKLFGRPDVEAARFGDRASRVRDIGVQQAMYSRTFFVAMLLVASLAQALTYGLGGWLAVTGDVSAGTVVTLALLLTRLYGPLTALSNVRVDVMSALVSFDRVFEVLDLRPGITEKPDAVAIPPGSGRIEFRDVRFRYPSADQVSLATLEDVTALDRTENPEVLAGIDFTVEPGRMIALVGPSGAGKSTLSMLLSRVYDVTGGAVLIGGVDVRDATVGSLRDTVGVVTQDSHLFHETIKDNLRYARPDATEEQMWAALTGARVAALVRALPDGLDTVVGERGYRFSGGEKQRLAIARVLLKQPSIVILDEATAHLDSESEAAVQRALTEALRGRTALVIAHRLSTIREADQILVLDQGRIVERGRHEELVEAGGLYASLYRTQFAGAAPASHREDEIVTPPSIIVEP
- a CDS encoding enoyl-CoA hydratase/isomerase family protein; amino-acid sequence: MTAGNAGRGGTDEVGVRYEQDGPVATVTLCRPDVLNAQTPPMWTELGNISRKLPGNVRVVIVRAEGRAFSAGLDLSVAKGGGDSSLSRLAQLSAAECADRIAGFQTAFTWLRSPSFVTIAAVQGHAIGAGFQLALNCDMRVLADDAKFSMAEVTLGLVPDLGGTKRLTELVGPSRALEICVTGRRITAVEADRIGLATAVVPRAELDTAVADLSAAVLAADTGAVAEIKALLQGAPLRSYAEQDRAEREAQTRRLSDLLGSGE
- a CDS encoding helix-turn-helix domain-containing protein, coding for MAATGTATSTEKGRRIVGSERQSLAKDLVKRYTSGESIRALAASTGRSYGFVHRVLTESGVQLRQRGGARRRKKA
- a CDS encoding ABC-F family ATP-binding cassette domain-containing protein is translated as MITATGLELRAGARILISPTTLRVQPGDRIGLVGRNGAGKTTTLKVLAGEGVPYAGEVERTSEIGYLPQDPRTGDLNVTGRDRVLSARGLDTILAEMQKLEIQLEESSDDKLIRRYGNLEDQFSALGGYGAEAEAARICANLGLPERALAQTIGTLSGGQRRRIELARILFANSGQNGKGILLLDEPTNHLDHDSIAWLRGYMAQHKGGLIVISHDVELLDAAVNKVWYLDANRSVVDMYNMGWKTYLEARETDERRRRRERANAEKKAGALMAQADKMRAKATKTIAAQNMARRAEKLLGGLEDVRTSDKVAKVRFPNPAPCGKTPLTAAGLSKSYGSLEIFTDVNVAVDRGSRVAILGLNGAGKTTLLRMLGGLLEPDTGEVRAGHGLRLGYYAQEHETLDVDRTILDHMRSAGSEQNDTELRKILGAFLFSGDDVDKPAGVLSGGEKTRLALATLVCSGANVLLLDEPTNNLDPVSREQVLDAIANYPGAIVLVSHDAGCVQALKPDRAILLPDGDEDSWSDDMLELVELA
- the ypfJ gene encoding KPN_02809 family neutral zinc metallopeptidase — encoded protein: MELNERADIDTSQIEDGRGSGGGGGGGGLPIGGGGLAGIVVTLIIAVVGGYFGINTLGGGGGESTGQPLTQCSDDAQKVQVLECRNGLYVTSIQNYWAKQLPDSFGEQYQPAKTHLFSGNVNTACGAADSGVGPFYCPADDKVYIDLTFYQVLAKDLGAPGEFAQPYVLAHEYGHHIQDVLGTEAEMRRRQERDPDSANQESVKLELQADCYAGAWAHSASSTTDKDGDKIFTSLTDADVQEGIQTAGQIGDDALQGRGGGEVNPEQFTHGTSEQRQKWFRVGWESGDPKQCDTFKAGAVT
- a CDS encoding acVLRF1 family peptidyl-tRNA hydrolase, which codes for MGERAAAGGGKWVDVAPGRLSRWLANFGARHDSYREEGLTLIGGDGATATLYPPPGAGPVGTIAELIEQAGAPRRLGLLLARKGAVAVGIADGAELIVSKVDRNYVQGRTAAGGWSQQRFARRRDNQAKAAASDGAGIVGRILLPEVRSLVAVVTGGDRTAVDAILSVPQLAAVVALRTERMLEVPEPRHAVLVSAVAAARAVPVLIHEPAGAEGHRPGTAIG
- a CDS encoding DNA alkylation repair protein; this translates as MSDLTVVLMDRLTSAFEAARDPARAVGAAAYLRDQFPFLGLTSAVRRAQARVALKGLPKPTEADLREVALACWSREEREFQQFACDYLTAHIKTPGPGFLTTTAELITTRSWWDTVDPLATHVVAGLVRRHPALTTRMDEWSIADDMWLVRTAILHQLLYGPATDTERLFGYCAAQAGHQDFFVRKAIGWALRHYARTDPTAVRSFLTAHADHLSPLSIREAAKHL
- a CDS encoding LysE family transporter, encoding MNGAFLAGVIAGYGIAVPVGGIGVLIVGLSARISLRVGAAAGLGAATADGIYALVAVAGGAAVARVVAPIAEPLRWTGATVLLALAAWTAWTAIRSSGVKERDERPATPLRAYLGVLGLTLLNPATVIYFAALVVGGGAVGDAGGADGGVSVAAASGATASGATASGAGTLGAGGGWFVTGAFLASASWQLLIAGGGSLIGRLLTSDRGRLITALVSSLVITSFALHLLLTA